Genomic window (Blattabacterium cuenoti):
GAGTATGATGCCGTTACTCCTCCCGTAGTTGGATCAGTTAAAACAGAGATATAAGGAATTTTAGCATCACGTAATTGGGTTAATCTAGCTATAGTTTTAGCCATTTGCATTAATGAAAAAGAGGATTCCATTATTCTTGCCCCTCCCGATTTAGAAATTAATATATATGGATATTTTTTATCAATACAATATTTTATAGCTCTAGAGATTTTTTCTCCTACTACAGACCCCATAGAACCTCCTATAAATGAAAAATCCATACAAGATATCACAACATTTATGGTTTTAATTTTTCCAACTCCTGTTCTAATCGCATCATATAAATTTGTTTTTTTTCTGGCTTCTTTAATTCTATCTGTATATTTTTTATAATCTTCCCATTTTATCGGATCTTTGCTAACCATTTTGATATTCATTTCTAAAAATTCACCGTGATCAAAAAGAATTTCAAAATATTCTTTACTATGAATTCTTACATGATATCCATCTTCTGGACTAACATAAGCGTTTTTTTTTAATTCTTCCGTATCTATAATTTTTCCGTTGGGAGTTCTGTACCAAATCCCTTTTGGTAAATCCTTCCTTTCGTCTATAGATGTTAATATATTCTTTTTTTTTCTTAAAAACCAAGCCATGGTTATTTTATAAAGTATTAATATTATTCATGAATTCAAAATATTTTTTTAAAATTTTTTTAAAAGATTTTTCTCCTTCTCTTAACCATATTCTAGGATCATAATATTTTTTATTAGGAATATGTTTCCCTTTTGGATTTCCTATTTGTTTTTTTAAATATTCCTTATTTATATTCATATAATCCCGAATTCCACAAGTAAAAGCATATTGTAAATCAGTGTCAACGTTCATTTTAACAACTCCAAAACTAATAGCTTTTTGTATTTCCTTTTCTGTAGATCCTGACCCACCATGAAAAACTAAAGAAATTGGTTTTTCATTAGTATGAAATTTCTTTTGTATATATTTTTGTGTATTTTTCAAAATTTCAGGACGTAGTATCACATTTCCAGGTTTATAAACTCCATGTACGTTTCCAAAAGAAGCTGCTATAATAAAATTATCACTGATTTTGATTAATCTTTCATAAGCATAAGCAACCTCTTCTGGTTGAGTATAAAGTTTATTGTTTTCTATGTTAGAATTATCTATTCCATCCTCTTCTCCACCCGTTACACCGAGTTCTATTTCAAGGGTGATTTTACTTTTATTCATTCTATAAAAATATTGCTCACAAATATTAATGTTCTCTTTTAAAGATTCCTGAGAAAGGTCTAACATATGTGAACTAAACAACGTTTTTCCAAAACGTTTATAATATTTTTCATTAGCTTCTATCAATCCATCTATCCATGGAAGAAAAGGTTTAGAACAATGGTCTGTATGAAGAATTACCGTTGTTTTATAATATGAGGCCAACTCATGAATATGCATAGCACAAGCTATAGAACCTTGAATTGCTGCTTTTTGTTTCTCATTACTTAATCCTTTTCCAGCATTAAAAATAGCCCCACCATTAGATAATTGAATTATAACAGGAGAATTTACTTCTGCAGCAGTCTCCATAACAGTATTCATAGTATTAGATCCAATAACGTTCACAGCAGGTATGGAAAAAACGTTTTCCTTAGCGTATTCGAATATCTCTTTCACTAGGTTCCCTGTAGCTACCCCAAAAGGAAATTTTTTAGACATGTGTTTAATATTTATTAAAAAAGTATTTTCTATATTTGATTCATTTAATTTAAAAAGATATGAAAAAATTTTTTAATTAAATTCAACATGCTAGTTCTCCCATCTACATTAAAAATATACAACGCTTCAGCAGGATCGGGAAAAACGACTTTTTTAGTCATCAATTATCTTTATGTTTTATTAAAAAGTCCTTATCCTGACGAATTTAAAAGAGTTTTAGCTTTAACTTTTACTAAAAAAGCTTCTGAAGAAATGAAAAATCGCATTTTACAGTGCATAAAAGAATTTTCAAATAAAAAAATTAAAAAAGAATATCATTTTTTATTTGATCATATAACAAAAAATTTAAATTTAACGAAACATCAATTGTATCAACGTTCTAAACAAATATTATTTTCCATATTGTCCGATTTCTATTCTTTTTCTAGAAATATAAGTACGATAGATAAGTTTACTTATAATATTATAAGATCTTTTTTTTCAGAAAAAGAAGCCCATTTAGAAATGGATACAGAGAGATTTTTATTAAAAATTGTAGAAAATATATTATCTAGATTAAAAAATTCTGAAAAATGGTCAAAGATTTTGATTCAATCTTCTTTAGAAAAACTTAAAAAAGGAAATAATTGGGATTTAGGAAAGGAATTATTCAAAATGGCTCATATGATGGTGAAAGAAAATAATTTTTTTTATG
Coding sequences:
- the accD gene encoding acetyl-CoA carboxylase, carboxyltransferase subunit beta, translating into MAWFLRKKKNILTSIDERKDLPKGIWYRTPNGKIIDTEELKKNAYVSPEDGYHVRIHSKEYFEILFDHGEFLEMNIKMVSKDPIKWEDYKKYTDRIKEARKKTNLYDAIRTGVGKIKTINVVISCMDFSFIGGSMGSVVGEKISRAIKYCIDKKYPYILISKSGGARIMESSFSLMQMAKTIARLTQLRDAKIPYISVLTDPTTGGVTASYSLLGDVNIAEPGALIGFAGPRVIREIIGKDLPKGFQTAEFLMDHGFIDLISPRTELKKNIYNLVSMMI
- the fbaA gene encoding class II fructose-bisphosphate aldolase, whose amino-acid sequence is MSKKFPFGVATGNLVKEIFEYAKENVFSIPAVNVIGSNTMNTVMETAAEVNSPVIIQLSNGGAIFNAGKGLSNEKQKAAIQGSIACAMHIHELASYYKTTVILHTDHCSKPFLPWIDGLIEANEKYYKRFGKTLFSSHMLDLSQESLKENINICEQYFYRMNKSKITLEIELGVTGGEEDGIDNSNIENNKLYTQPEEVAYAYERLIKISDNFIIAASFGNVHGVYKPGNVILRPEILKNTQKYIQKKFHTNEKPISLVFHGGSGSTEKEIQKAISFGVVKMNVDTDLQYAFTCGIRDYMNINKEYLKKQIGNPKGKHIPNKKYYDPRIWLREGEKSFKKILKKYFEFMNNINTL